From a single Gracilimonas sp. genomic region:
- a CDS encoding TlpA disulfide reductase family protein, which produces MKSTFLPALLIVILTIISCTDSTRKNPRNLSEANQKIDEAIWNASFQDLEGNEVTVADLKGKVVLIDFWETWCGPCLQVFPAMDSLQNEYPDDFVVVAVNLNDSDTLEDVRNFKENNDYDFKYVLDVNNVGDEVITLGIPFKVFVDPQGYLIKAELGLSGSDYQDTKEIIEQNKTS; this is translated from the coding sequence ATGAAATCTACCTTTTTACCTGCTCTGCTTATTGTAATTTTAACGATTATATCCTGCACCGATTCAACCCGAAAAAATCCTCGCAACCTTTCAGAAGCAAATCAAAAAATTGATGAAGCTATCTGGAATGCCAGCTTTCAGGATCTTGAAGGCAACGAAGTAACAGTAGCAGACCTTAAAGGAAAAGTAGTACTTATTGATTTTTGGGAAACCTGGTGCGGCCCCTGCCTGCAGGTTTTTCCGGCAATGGATTCCCTTCAGAATGAATACCCCGACGACTTTGTTGTAGTTGCCGTAAACCTGAACGATTCAGATACCCTTGAGGACGTCCGGAATTTCAAAGAGAACAATGATTATGATTTCAAATATGTGCTGGACGTCAACAATGTTGGAGATGAAGTCATTACCCTGGGTATCCCCTTTAAAGTATTTGTTGACCCGCAGGGATATTTGATAAAAGCTGAACTTGGATTAAGCGGCAGCGACTATCAGGACACAAAAGAAATTATAGAACAGAACAAAACATCATAA